The region AAGATAAAATAGTTAAATCAGATTCAGAAAGTGAAGATGTTGAGGTATATCAATGTCAGGATTGTTTAACTATTTATAATGAAGTTTATGGCGACGCCACGCAAGATATTACGCCTAACACTCCGTTTTCAGAATTACCAGAAACTTATGTGTGTTCGCTTTGCGAAGCGCCTAAATCTCAATTTATAAAAACCACACATAAGCAATATGTAGGACAAGATTAGCCTCCAATAGTAATCATACTTCTGTTATTGGTGTGATTCTCTGGTTTGTTTAGTGTTTCAAAATCTGTCATACCTGCACGAACGGCATGTTTCTTATTAATTAAATTAGAGATAAGTGGTTCTATATTTTCACCATGTCTGTAAGCAGCTAAAAGATTGGTTTCTTGGTTAGAGAATAAGCAATTTTTAATATTTCCATTAGCTGTTAATCGGATTCTATTACAGCTGTCGCAAAAAGGATTACTTACCGAACTAATAATACCAAATGTACCTTTAAACCCTTTTATCTGATAATTTCTAGAGGTGAAATTAACCTCGTTTGGTAGTGAAATTAAAGCTTCTGCTCCAAAATGCGAATGGGTTTGTTCTAAAATTTCGGCTTGGGTTACTAATTTCTCTTTGTTCCAATTGTTTCCATCAAAAGGCATAAATTCTATAAAACGTATTGAAATCGGTAAGTGTTTGGTGAATTGTATAAAATCTATGATTTCATCATCATTAAAACCTTTAATCAGAACCACATTCATTTTTACATTAAAACCTTGTTCTAATAAAAGAATGATGTTGTTGTAGGCCGCTTTAAACTGATTTCTTCTGGTAATAAATGTAAATTTATCGGCATCTAAACTGTCTAAACTAACATTAATATCGTATAACCCAAAACGTTTAAAGTCTGCTATAAAACGGTCTACCAATACCGCATTAGTCGTAATGGATAACTTGGTGTTTAAAGTGGATAAGCGTTCAAGAATTTCAGAGAAATCTTTTCTGACTAACGGTTCTCCGCCAGTTAATCTGATTTTTGAAACGCCGTGCTTAACAAAAATAGAGGCGATTTTAAAAAGCTCATCGGCCGTCATTATATTGCTTTTAGGCGTTAGCGGTACACCGTGTTCTGGCATACAATAGGTACAACGTAAATTACATTTTTCGGTTAATGAAAGCCGTAAATACGTGTGTTTTCTGTTAAACGTATCAGTTAATATGTTGGTTTCACTAATCATCTTAATGCTGTTGCCCTCTTAATATTTTAAAAATATGAAGCACGTGAGGGAATACTGCATCCATAGATTCTTTAGCGCCATTTGTAGAGCCTGGTAAAGCCAAAACCAGACAGTTTCCTATGGTTCCTGCTACACTTCTAGATAGCATTGCATACGGCATGCGGTCTTGACCATAACTTCTAATAGCTTCTTCAATACCTGGAATTCTGCGTTCTAAAATGGGCTCTAAAGCTTCAGGGGTAACATCTCTAAAAGATAATCCTGTACCTCCAGTAAATATGATAAGATTATTGATTTCTGATAATTCTAAGGCTTTAGTTCGTATCTGTTCTACTTCATCAGGGATAATATCGTAATTCTGAATGTTAACCGCGTTTGCCTCTAATTTTTCTATAATCGCTTTGCCTGCAAAATCTTCTTTTTTACCTGCCGAAATAGAATCTGAACACACAATCACACTAGCTTTTAAAGCAGATATTTGTTTGGTTTTAAAACTGCTCTTACCACCTTTTTTTTCGATTAATTTTATAGAGCCAATTTCAATTTGTTTGTCAATTGGTTT is a window of Formosa sediminum DNA encoding:
- the moaA gene encoding GTP 3',8-cyclase MoaA, translated to MISETNILTDTFNRKHTYLRLSLTEKCNLRCTYCMPEHGVPLTPKSNIMTADELFKIASIFVKHGVSKIRLTGGEPLVRKDFSEILERLSTLNTKLSITTNAVLVDRFIADFKRFGLYDINVSLDSLDADKFTFITRRNQFKAAYNNIILLLEQGFNVKMNVVLIKGFNDDEIIDFIQFTKHLPISIRFIEFMPFDGNNWNKEKLVTQAEILEQTHSHFGAEALISLPNEVNFTSRNYQIKGFKGTFGIISSVSNPFCDSCNRIRLTANGNIKNCLFSNQETNLLAAYRHGENIEPLISNLINKKHAVRAGMTDFETLNKPENHTNNRSMITIGG
- the moaCB gene encoding bifunctional molybdenum cofactor biosynthesis protein MoaC/MoaB, whose translation is MVDITHKINTLRTATATAIVTVSKPETIEALQQNLVPKGNVFEMAKTAGLFAVKNTHTVIPDCHPLPIEFTSVTYTIEGLNIHILFNVKTIYKTGVEVEAMHGASVVALTMYDMLKPIDKQIEIGSIKLIEKKGGKSSFKTKQISALKASVIVCSDSISAGKKEDFAGKAIIEKLEANAVNIQNYDIIPDEVEQIRTKALELSEINNLIIFTGGTGLSFRDVTPEALEPILERRIPGIEEAIRSYGQDRMPYAMLSRSVAGTIGNCLVLALPGSTNGAKESMDAVFPHVLHIFKILRGQQH